gatgttaGAGTGGAAGCGTGTCCTTAAGTAAATGTCAGTCAGAGCTGGGAAAAGCCACGGGTTCTCTGGTCCCTGCAGGACACCCAAGACCTCTACCTGTCCTGCCTATGCCCAggctctcctctgcttcctgtggacCTGCCCTCCACACAgccatccatcctttcatcacctgTTCATCAAGCATCTACAGGGAGGCCCAAGGAGGGCTGGAAACCCAAGCACAGAATGCAAAAGCTCTGGCTGCATCCTCTCTAGTTACAGAGTAATGAGCAATACATGTTAAGCAAGTGTGCACACAAATGATTATTTAATGACAGCTGGACTTGTATCCTAAAGGATATGGTAGTAGAGATCTCTTGTGATATCATTTTATAGTCATAGCCATTTTCCCTCATTCCAACTCCCTGGCAGCAATGAATACACTGTctattaaaattctgttttactTTCAAGAAGTCTGTGCAAATGAAATCATGCAAAGCAATCTTTTGAGATATTTTTTTGAGATGTTTTTACTACTCAGTCCGGGTGATGAATgccaatattttcttcttttttattgttgagaagtaTTTCACATGTTGGATGTCACATGGCTTGCTTAACCAGTCATCTATGGAAGGACTCTATCTGTCCCTCTGGggttatcaaaaaataaaaataaataaataaataaaattaaaaaggtgCAATGAATACTTGACAAATACTATCATGGAAATCTCAGATGTAAGTCCTGATGTGTGTATTAGGGATGTAGCTAAGGAGGAAGTCCTTGTCATGGCTCCTTAAAGAAGCACTATTTGAGGTGGGTGTTCACAGACAGTTGGCTGGGTGGTGACTGAAAGGTGAAGAATAGATTTAGGAAGACAGGAATTTTGTTCGGAGGCCCTGCACCCCAAGGGCACCTTGCTCACTATGGGGACCGAGAGACGGCAGCAATGACAGGCTGAATTGCTAACTCTCACTCAATGGAAACTCAACTAAGAGGCTAGACCTTGGTGACTGTGGTTTCTCCCTTTGCAGGCACTTTCTCACTGCTCTTAAAGGCTGTCTGGTCTCCAAAGCTTGCCCCACTGATGCAGTAACTGTGGTTCTCAGCTGAACACCTCCAAATAAaggctgtgggtgtggctcacTCCTCATATGTGGATTTCAGCCAAGCCTGCAACACAGAGCCCTGCCCCCTGAGTCTCCCCCATGCCTCGATTCTGCCCTAGTCATTCTCTTCTGGGTTTTATGAGGCTATTTAAGGAATTAAGTTTCCCTCACTGAAACACAGAGAAGCAACATGGACGAGAACAATGGCCTCAATGGAGAAATTTCTGATTGACATGAGTGGAGAAGTTCCCTTGGGAACTTCATGTGCCATCAAAGTAGGAAAGCCCCAGGTCATCTCTTACTCTTCCCATTTACGTGCCATGGCAAGATGTGTTTAAGGTTCCCATAGCCTTGCACTGTAATTTGATGCTCTGGGGAAAGCAGCCATATGGTTTAGACATAGCAGGTTCCTCTTGGAGTTCACACATTCCCAGCGTGGCACTATCCACCAAATGGTACATTTATTGTGTTTTTGCTCAAGACAGGGAACTTCTAGGATCAGAACTGCTCCTTGGAACCCACTGACAGATGAACCCATCGGTTCTCTTGGTAGGTCAGATGTTTCATAATTAGCCTAACTCACTGATGATCTGTTCAGCACTTATGATTATTGCAGTGGCATAATATTTCAACTGCGGGGGAAGCACTCCAGACAGCTCCTAAGCAGACCAGTCAGGCTGGGAATGGCCGGCAGGGCTTCCTGTATTAAGAGGAGAGAACCACTACATCGTGCTTGGCCATCCTCCTTGTCTCCATCATTATACACTGCTCTAAAGACCTAAGGGAGATGTGCCCAGGACAAGCGTGCGGTTCTTCTCAGTGAGGCTCCATGGCCCAGCAAAGTATGAAAGTGAGGCCTGTGCTCCTAAAGCGAAGCAGCCTTGAGTCTGTGGAGCTTGTGAAACAACCACACCACCGCCGGAGCAAATCGCAGCAAGTGCGATTCAAGGAAGATGGCAACATTAAGAATCCAACTGGCGTGACCGAGGTCAACACCCAAACCCCGGAAGACCCAGGTGTAATGGGGAAGACCCAGGCCTCCAGGCACCATCATCCTACCACCTACTCGCTGTCTTTCCCCAGGTCCcacaaggcaggaggattccgCAGCATCTCTATCCAGACCTCCCCCAGTCTCAGGAAGCATTTCCCCGTTTTCAAAAGGAAGAAACTCACGACTAGCAAGTCCCTGGTGGAAATGCCAACAGCATCCCCAAGTGCCATCCAGGTCAACGGCAACCTATCTGAACAGGATATTGTGTCCTCTGACCTTGCCTTCCTGAGGCTGGCTCAGCATCTTGAGGATGGCCCTCGCAGGCTCAAAATCCCCCACCCATTACTCCCTAGGATGCCCAAGGTGCAAAGCAATGGGCCTGTCAGCTTCTGCTTAGAATCTGGGACTTGGATGTCCTCAGAGAAAGCCACAGCTGCCATTCAGGTTCCAGATGATATTTGTCACAGTCCAACCTGGGAAGCTAGAGAGTCGGCTCTCAGTCCAGAAAGTTCAGCTGAAGAGAGCAACTCTACACCTGCTTTGATCTCCATGTGTCCAGGGGATGGTCAAAGAGCGATGACGTCAGAGCTGGAAAGAATGCCCCAATGCTCAAATACCAATAGCAGTGCCAGTAATATGCCGGGCACAGAAAAACTCACACCCGAATTGCTTTTGCCCAAAGACAACCCTGATGACAAAGACCTTGGCCTTCCATCATCTCAGTCAAAGAAGATGTGTGTTCCCTCACCACCACGGACTCACAGTTCACCTGAGCCAGGCTCCCATAGCCAGCCAGTCCACCTAGGAAGATCTTCTGATTGCCCAGCATCAGGTGACAATCACCAGGACCTGGAGTCACTCAGATGTAGCAGTGCATCCAAGTCTGTCCCTGTGTGCTGGGAACATGTGACAAAGCTCCCCAGCCAGTCAGACACCCCGGAGCTTCAGACTGGTGTTGGAAGTGAGCGCCTCCCTGCCTCGATTCCAAGGCAGGAGAACAGAGCTCAGAGCAGCAGGGAGATAGGTGGGGGTAATCACAGTCACCTGGCGCAGGGAGAGCTCTGTGACCTCCAAGGCCGGCTGCAATCAGTAGAGGAATCGCTGCACTCAAACCAAGAGAAAATTAAAGTCCTATTGAATGTGATTCAGGATCTGGAGAAAGCTCACGCTCTCACTGAAGGGTAAGGTGAATTTCTTTACTGTTGAAAAACCACTGAGCCAAGTTGTTTtctgggaagggaaagaatgagaaagCAAGGTCTCCCCCAAAAAAAGTTCATGCTCCGTTGTTTACCTAGATGCTAACTaatgccaccccaccccacttgcTTTGTATAGAATTTGCTAATCCCCAGTTTTGGCAGCTTCAGACAGACTCCCATGGCTAACCCActattgttttggggttttagCAGTTGGGGAAAGGGATTAAGGAACtccaggattaaaaaaaaatggcatatcTAAAGATGAGGGTCTAGTTGATAACTGATGGGGGATGATAGCAGGCAGGGACTTCCTGCCCTCTGAGTTAGCTCACACATTTccctttaattttgtgtgtgcgtTGTGTGTTGCCGTGAAAGACTTTCGGGGCCCACTAAGCAAGGTTTCCTCTCCACGGAGCAATCAGTTACATGAAAATGGGGCTACAGTTCTGAGAGAAACCACAGCATACAGACCCAAATGGTGGGCTCAGTGCTGGTATGTAGAGCAACAGGCAGTATTTGTTGATGGGTAGACTGTCCTTGAGTCTAGAAAGTCTCTAAAcgacaacagaaaagcaatggtTGAAGCTCGTCAAGCGAGGTTGGAAAGAAAGTGACAGCTGGCGGTGGTGGCTACTGAGGACCATTGGAGACCACCTGAGGGGAGTGGGATGACAGAACCAGCAAGCATAGAGATCAGGATTCTCCACATTAATCTGCTACCGACTTACAGAGGTCCTTTCAGGGCCACAAGCAGGAAAACACGTGACATTTGAAGCCCATTAAACATATACCAAGTA
Above is a genomic segment from Mus caroli chromosome 11, CAROLI_EIJ_v1.1, whole genome shotgun sequence containing:
- the Insyn2b gene encoding protein INSYN2B; translated protein: MAQQSMKVRPVLLKRSSLESVELVKQPHHRRSKSQQVRFKEDGNIKNPTGVTEVNTQTPEDPGVMGKTQASRHHHPTTYSLSFPRSHKAGGFRSISIQTSPSLRKHFPVFKRKKLTTSKSLVEMPTASPSAIQVNGNLSEQDIVSSDLAFLRLAQHLEDGPRRLKIPHPLLPRMPKVQSNGPVSFCLESGTWMSSEKATAAIQVPDDICHSPTWEARESALSPESSAEESNSTPALISMCPGDGQRAMTSELERMPQCSNTNSSASNMPGTEKLTPELLLPKDNPDDKDLGLPSSQSKKMCVPSPPRTHSSPEPGSHSQPVHLGRSSDCPASGDNHQDLESLRCSSASKSVPVCWEHVTKLPSQSDTPELQTGVGSERLPASIPRQENRAQSSREIGGGNHSHLAQGELCDLQGRLQSVEESLHSNQEKIKVLLNVIQDLEKAHALTEGRNFYRTGQDLNNCSTCQNTACIIYSVEYDFRQQEGRFHEVLQSLEEAEPAEEAPSPSKSPAEAPVPEKQDLRRKSKKVKKKCFWWI